A DNA window from Daucus carota subsp. sativus chromosome 3, DH1 v3.0, whole genome shotgun sequence contains the following coding sequences:
- the LOC108213838 gene encoding dehydration-responsive element-binding protein 2F, with protein MENNRKVSLKPWKKGPTRGKGGPQNATCEYRGVRQRTWGKWVAEIREPKKRTRLWLGSFATAEEAAVAYDEAARRLYGPDAYLNLPHLRTNFNPLNKSHKFKWFPSNNNITLFPASGLLNLNAQPSVHVIHQRLQELKKSGVLSQSSSSSSSSSDPKNDAAFINSQRPCLISTPKQTISPKDAEPLSKITSGDHPEKPQLDLNEFLQQLGIIKRDDHVDTGEASSSLTELETSLIDDNGVAEFANTSFNWDMLGELQDIEDRRGAESNSWQAYDISEELSFTTSIWNF; from the exons ATGGAAAATAACCGCAAGGTTTCGCTAAAGCCATGGAAGAAAGGCCCGACGAGAGGCAAAGGCGGTCCTCAGAACGCGACCTGTGAGTATCGGGGAGTCAGACAAAGGACTTGGGGAAAATGGGTGGCCGAGATCAGGGAGCCTAAGAAAAGAACCAGACTCTGGCTAGGTTCTTTCGCGACAGCTGAAGAAGCAGCCGTGGCTTATGATGAAGCGGCTAGACGGTTATATGGACCGGATGCTTACTTAAATTTACCACATCTGAGAACTAATTTTAACCCTTTAAACAAATCACACAAGTTCAAATGGTTTCCCTCGAATAACAACATCACCTTGTTCCCGGCCAGTGGGCTTCTGAACCTGAATGCTCAGCCAAGTGTTCATGTCATTCATCAAAGGCTTCAAGAACTCAAGAAAAGCGGTGTGCTGTCTCAGTCATCTTCGTCTAGCTCCTCGTCTAGTGACCCGAAAAATGATGCTGCATTCATCAACAGCCAGCGCCCTTGTCTAATAAG cactcccaaacagacaaTAAGTCCAAAAGACGCGGAGCCATTGTCCAAAATTACATCAGGAGATCATCCCGAGAAACCTCAGCTTGATCTAAATGAGTTTCTTCAACAGCTAGGTATTATAAAAAGAGATGATCATGTCGATACTGGAGAGGCCTCTAGCAGTCTGACAGAGCTTGAAACTTCTTTGATCGACGACAATGGAGTTGCAGAGTTTGCGAACACGAGCTTCAACTGGGACATGCTAGGGGAGTTGCAGGATATCGAGGATCGTCGAGGAGCAGAAAGTAACAGCTGGCAGGCTTATGACATCAGTGAAGAGCTCAGTTTTACCACCTCTATTTGGAACTTTTAA
- the LOC108212079 gene encoding putative F-box protein At4g21240 produces MAVSNGYLAEEIIFLILSWLPAVSLVRFRKVCKLWNSIITNPKFIENHRINCQKRQPSLLSLAQIGDVQQMCITCEDYSFRLNLPQNCYGTTIYYVRSCNGLVCLADLYAQVICVCNPSTRQFKILPTPNIKSNCIIGVTLGFGFDFIGNGYKILRMVLGLHGGNGLEQLAEVYTTNADSWRMIETPPIVQKFRIFPSGKCVESKNGVLYLEGTNGLLWFNLHNEVLGVHPYPQKSLHHVKMSDLLDLQGSVAMIRRSTDDESVPSLWLLDGDGGKLSWTKKCNLEGASDIQWIVSYWYSGYFIGFDDDSGRIFYGYKKKETNKPCFPADVLDEAESVVKHCDSLVSLKGFEQLE; encoded by the coding sequence ATGGCCGTCTCAAATGGATACTTGGCTGAAGAAATCATCTTCTTAATACTTTCATGGCTGCCTGCAGTATCACTAGTCAGGTTTAGAAAAGTTTGCAAGTTGTGGAACTCCATAATCACCAACcctaaatttattgaaaatcacCGCATCAATTGCCAAAAAAGGCAGCCCTCTTTGCTCAGTTTGGCCCAGATAGGAGATGTCCAGCAAATGTGTATCACTTGTGAAGATTATTCGTTTAGGCTGAACCTTCCCCAAAATTGTTATGGTACGACAATTTATTATGTTCGCTCCTGTAATGGTCTTGTTTGTCTTGCTGATTTATATGCTCAAGTTATATGTGTATGCAATCCATCCACCAGGCAGTTTAAAATACTTCCTACCcccaatataaaatcaaattgcATCATTGGAGTTACTCTagggtttggatttgattttattGGAAATGGATACAAGATTTTAAGGATGGTGTTAGGGCTCCATGGGGGTAATGGTTTAGAACAATTGGCAGAGGTGTATACCACAAATGCTGATTCCTGGAGAATGATTGAAACCCCTCCTATAGTACAGAAATTTAGGATTTTTCCGAGCGGAAAATGTGTAGAGTCTAAAAATGGAGTATTGTATCTGGAAGGTACTAATGGTTTGCTGTGGTTCAATCTGCATAACGAGGTGCTTGGAGTACATCCATATCCCCAAAAATCTTTGCACCATGTAAAGATGTCAGATCTCTTAGATCTCCAAGGATCCGTAGCTATGATCCGTAGATCCACGGATGATGAATCAGTTCCTAGTCTATGGTTGTTGGATGGTGATGGGGGCAAGTTGTCTTGGACTAAGAAGTGTAATCTTGAGGGTGCTTCTGACATACAATGGATAGTTTCTTACTGGTATTCTGGGTATTTTATTGGATTTGATGATGACTCGGGACGCATATTTTATGgttacaaaaagaaagagacTAATAAACCTTGTTTTCCTGCTGATGTATTAGACGAAGCTGAATCAGTTGTCAAGCATTGTGACTCCCTTGTTTCACTTAAGGGATTTGAACAACTAGAGTGA
- the LOC135151148 gene encoding uncharacterized protein LOC135151148 — MDNYYRLYLMPHNQMAHWILVVIWDGDLYILNPLPHNTRFPDLERGLIDALASYHAQSGRAKRTPKVVYLMGSPKQPGGTECGYTVLRYMRDIVMDKEMSFMTKWAVRSRNCYTEEELDEVRMEALEFIEDKM; from the exons ATGGATAATTATTATCGACTATATCTCATGCCACATAATCAAAT gGCCCATTGGATTTTGGTTGTAATTTGGGATGGCGATCTCTATATTCTGAATCCTTTGCCACACAACACCCGTTTTCCAGATTTGGAACGAGGACTAATAGA TGCATTGGCAAGTTACCATGCTCAAAGTGGAAGGGCAAAGAGAACTCCCAAAGTAGTCTATCTTATG GGATCGCCTAAGCAACCAGGGGGAACTGAATGTGGGTATACGGTCCTTAGATATATGAGAGACATTGTTATGGACAAAGAAATGTCTTTCATGACCAAG TGGGCAGTCAGGTCTCGAAACTGTTACACAGAGGAGGAGCTGGATGAGGTCCGTATGGAGGCTCTCGAATTTATTGAGGACAAGATGTAG
- the LOC135151101 gene encoding uncharacterized protein LOC135151101 yields MQKKHTDQSERVKKRKYHHRLSRKGYVGLQEEEIKEGNLERGEIPDRAVLWKKARKVQEDVEISDKDLAKVVGKIDDLIKKKEIGEFQPSGSKDVLTLALETPEHSGRVRGVGGFVTPKLFFNLPRQKRNRVSKADLSDELERQRKEIAELKAMIHASNIGSPISSKSSCQPVVEEEKKVAEPTKKPDAAKELGLNDDDDFVAIIDPPPPAKKSGQCVLAVDTIQRRVAFGIVFDDPEMNATVHGVPVPPGCMRVSVDGIIEPNAMVPIPVPGEIEKVCEAVGSQLAWPEELIIFGRASPKKKKNEEGKPKTLDSELKKLQQSFHKVKLRKKVPSKYKVLYKHASTFMKATGASVQIPCDADVFGAVKTIFVLQENLISLLEFDMIGQSVVGAYMA; encoded by the exons ATGCAGAAAAAACATACGGATCAGAGCGAGAGGGTCAAGAAGCGGAAATATCATCATCGTCTTTCAAGGAAGGGATACGTTGGGTTGCAGGAAGAAGAG ATAAAGGAAGGAAATTTAGAGCGGGGAGAGATACCTGATCGCGCGGTGTTGTGGAAGAAGGCTCGTAAAGTTCAGGAGGATGTTGAGATAAGTGACAAAGACCTAGCCAAAGTAGTTGGCAAAATT GATGATTTAATAAAGAAGAAGGAAATAGGTGAATTTCAACCCTCTGGGAGTAAAGATGTGTTGACTTTGGCACTCGAAACTCCTGAGCATTCGGGTAGGGTAAGAGGAGTTGGGGGATTTGTCACTCCAAAATTGTTCTTTAATTTGCCGAGACAGAAAAGGAATAGGGTCTCGAAGGCAGACTTGTCTGATGAGTTAGAGAGACAGAGGAAGGAGATTGCTGAACTAAAAGCAATGATACATGCATCCAATATTGGTTCCCCAATTTCATCTAAATCAAGTTGCCAACCTGTTgttgaagaagaaaaaaaggttGCAGAACCTACAAAGAAGCCAGATGCTGCAAAAGAATTGGGgcttaatgatgatgatgactttGTTGCTATAATCGATCCTCCTCCCCCAGCTAAAAAATCg GGGCAATGTGTCCTTGCAGTGGACACTATACAACGAAGGGTTGCGTTTGGGATCGTTTTTGATGATCCAGAAATGAATGCAACAGTGCATGGAGTGCCTGTGCCTCCTGGATGCATGCGTGTGTCTGTTGACGGAATCATTGAGCCAAATGCAATGGTTCCTATACCAGTTCCTGGTGAAATAGAGAAAGTTTGTGAAGCGGTTGGATCTCAACTTGCTTGGCCTGAGGAGTTGATTATCTTTGGAAGAGCCTCTCCGAAG aaaaagaaaaatgaagagGGAAAACCAAAGACACTTGATAGTGAGCTGAAGAAACTACAACAATCATTTCATAAAGTGAAGTTAAGAAAAAAAGTGCCGAGCAAATATAAAGTTCTGTACAAACATGCGTCCACATTTATGAAAGCGACCGGGGCTTCTGTACAAATTCCATGTGACGCTGATGTATTTGGAGCTGTGAAAACAATATTTGTTTTGCAAGAGAATTTGATCTCGTTGTTGGAGTTTGACATGATCGGACAATCTGTGGTTGGTGCATATATGGCGTAa